The genome window CGCTGGCATCAGTCTCGAGTCCTATGTGTACAACATATTGTATGAGGTGATGCTGCCACAGCCCGGCAAATCCATACGCGTCTATTTGCCACCCATGGAACCTCATCTGGCCGCGATTGCATTGATCCTGCAGCGTCCATCGCTGTCAACTGAACTGCCGCTGCTGGACTTTCCGCTGCGTCTGCTGTTCAGCTATTTGGGAGTGGAATGCGTCATCCAACTGCTCACCTGTGTGCTCCTCGAGAGTCAGGTGCTGCTGCGCTCAACGGGTGAGTTTAGGAAACTTTCGATATTCTCTTTAAATACACCAAACTAATGACGTTCCTTCCTTTTGGCAGACTACCAGCGATTGATGATTGTGGGCGAGTGCATTACGTCGTTGCTGTTTCCTTTTATATGGCCACATGTGTATGCTCCCATTTTGCCCGCTGCACTGCATCATTTTCTGGACGCACCCGTGCCCTTTGTGATGGGCTTGCACGCGGAGTGCGAGGCGGCGCATAAGATTGGCAGCGAGGCGGCGTTGTGCTTTGTAGACATTGATAAGAAGCACATACAGCTGCCGGAGGAGTTGCCCATCTTTCCCCACAAGATGGACTTTATGGCAGAGATTATCTCGGTGCTGGACAAGTTTGAAATTGAACGGGATCGCGCCCAGGAACCGAACCTGAAGAATGGCTATGGAATGCGTGGCGGCGCTGATGCCATGATCTCCAGCTGCACGCTGCCCAATGGACTGCAGGCGGCAAGGCGCAGCAAAGAGCGCTTCCAGCAGCTGCAGGAGACGGTGTATACGCTAGGTGGACCAGGTGGTTCGCCTGGTCAGCTGCCTGGTGTGGACTATCAGCCGCTGGTGGCGCATCCCTCAAAGATTGATCATGTGCCGCGCATTGCGGACTTTTTGCGACGCAAGGGCGGCATGAGAGCGGCACAAGCATCCGGTTCCCCGGTGGGAAGTCCCACGATGTCGTTGTCCTCATCTCCCGTCGGCATTTACCATGATGTGGATGCAGTGGACGCCACGTTGCCGCCATCGCGCATGGGCTCGTTGTCGCGTCGCTCGGTGAAACAAAAGCTTTCCGCCGTGGATCAATACTATCAAGATTTGCGCATCAATAACTCGCTGAGGGAGATCTTCTTGAATCGCTTTGCGCACATGTTTCATGCCTACGAATACTTTGTCATCTATCCCAATCAGGCCAAGGACGAATGGTTGTCGAATCGCGAAACGTTGCAGAACTTTGACAAGTCATCATTTCTGTCCGATCAGCCGGAGCATCATCGTGCGTTTCTGGCGCGCTTTCTTGAATctcaaatgtttgccacgctCATTGACAACAAAATTCTGGCGATGTGGGAGCCACAGCCCGacgagcagctgcagctcttCGATCAGCGCATCAAGCTGTTGAGGTTGAATATTATACAGATATTGTTTGAGCCGCAATCTTATTCAATTTACTTCCATTTCAGACGTCGGCATGGTGAGAACATGATCTGCGCCACCAGCTATGAGCCGTGTGTGCTCAGCCAGGATGCGCAGCAGGGCTTCGAGAAGCGTCTCAATTGCATCGACATTGAGGTGACGCCGCCCAGCGAGATTCTCTCGAATCGCGCCGCCTACTTTCGCAGCTTTCCGCTGCTCGAGAAGGGCGTGCTGAATCAGGAGTGCGCTTCGAGGTAGTCTTTTCGTTTCACTtaccacaacacaacacaaaatttACCCTGCAGCTCTCAGTCCACATCCATCCATCCACGAAACCACGCactaatattattgttatccCCCCGAAACAAATCATGTTGCATAATTCCTCGACCTCGTCTTGATATTAACCCAATATTAgcttagtttagttttgttttgttttagcCAGTAAACgctatttgatttaattctctatatttattaatgcaaAAAGTTAACAACAATTCACCTACTAGtgtaattaaagtttaattgaTTTAGTTAATTTATCCGCGTCTTTtgtacattaatttattatttgcaattaactCGTTAACTAATAAATTGCAGCTCTtagcaataaacaaaaacaaatcgaaaacgTATTCAATAttctttcgtttcttttttttttttaattttaatatatatttttacatttgtctttatatatatatgaatttctTTTCTCGCACCGCATGCACATCTGCCCAAAATATTGTTTTCCCCTTTTAATCCTGTTCCCAATCTGCATTTTGGTTTCAACTTCTCAGTTGCCCCCACTAATCCcaaatctctctctctctctctgcattTCTCTTTTGCTCCTCCCATCGAAATTGCACTAATCTCTTTCAAATCTCATGCCGCTAACCTTcattcaataaaatcgaaCAAAATCGCTTACCAAAAACCCTAGAGGCAACAGCTTGCGGCGCGTCAAGAATGGCAACAAATGGCGTGCCCGGGAAATCTCATTGGATCAGAAGCCCACAAATAGCAGCAccggaggtggaggtggaggcaGCAATTCCAACTCAAATGTGGCCATCAATCGACTCTCAGCGAATCTCACCACGGCGGATGTGAGTCCAGCACTCATCGCCCAGGCCAACTGGACATTTGTGGAAAGGCTACTGAAGGTAAGCTCccaaacatttcaataaaaaagaaataacagtAAAACGAAAATTTTGTAGATAATcagaataatttatttttatttaaaatttttatttatttacttttaaatctatatttaaatgacaaatgGTTAGTTAAAGttagttaaattttttttttaacttcagaaaatagtaaaattttatatattaaataattcaagctcttacaaaaatacacataattaaatatcgGTTATTCTCTTACGGAATACACtggaaaaaatcataaattgaaacaaattaaaaaaggtTATTCTTATAGCTCGTTCATTTTTGCTATTATGATAATAGTTAACTGGtttctctattttttattaaaatatttcaatatgaatgaaaattaatggttaatgatttaatatatgaatttatctagtgcataattgaaatgtaaaaataatacttgacaaatatatataatatttattttttaatttttgtgatgattaaaaataacaccctttttatcaatatttttttttacgaaattcagctaaaatttattttttattttattacctCACCCACtaaattttcattcattcttcTTTCAGGACATCAAGTCGAAGACGAAGCGCATGCTGCTGGAGAAGATGGGCAACGAAGCTGTAGCCCTGGGCCTCAAAGGCGACGGCATCGAGGAGAACACGCTGATTGCCAGCATGTGTGATCTGCTCGAGAAGATTTGGTCACATGGACTGCAGAATAAGCAAGGCAAATCCGCACTCTGGGCGCATCTTCAGGCCTACATTGAGTTGCAGGAAGCACGCGGTGGCgctgccaacagcagcagcaacaacgtgGAGCCATCGACTCCAGTTTCGAGTAGTCCCAGCAGCAAGATGAACATAGCCAGCGCATCGCCAGCGCTCGCTTGGAATGCTATGCGAAAGCGCATGGATTGTGAGTAGAAGAACATGCTTAAAAGAACTCTATAATCCTTACTCTTACTCTTCTTAGATCTGTCCACATTCCAAACCGATTTTGAGAGTCCGCCGAGTCCGAATCGCAGTCGATCGCGTGATCGCAACAAGTTTGTGGGCCTCGAGCAGCTTTGTCCGCTGCCCGAATCGCTGGAGTTTGATGTCAAGTGAGTTAAGCGAGCTTTAAATCATttcttatattaattttaatatgaatcCTCTCTAGAAACGTGCTGGCCATGGCCGACATCAAGACGCACATCGGCTACACTCGCGCCTGGGTGCGTTTGTCTCTGGAGAAGAAGCTGCTCTCGCGTCACTTTCGCACTCTGCTCTCGGATGAGAGTCTGCTGCGTTCGCTTTACAAACGTTCCGCTTTTCTGCGCTgcgaggaggagaaggagcagTTCCTCTATCATCTGCTGACGCTAAATACCGTGGACTATTTTAGCTTTACCAACATCTATCCCACAACGAGTAGGTGTCGCTAGCATCCTCTTAGCCTCTTTCTCTGGTGCTAACTCTTTAACCCTTTGTTGCCCTTCCACCCCAACTTAGAGCTGCCCTATCGCGTTGTCATCTTCCCCTCACGCAAATACGGCTCCTATCACACCTCGAGCAATGTGTGGATCATGGTCTCCGGCACCATGAACGAGACGCAGCGTGTGCCCGTGCCCAAGGGTTCGCTGGAGTTCATCTTCCATGTaagttgcaatttattatatagGAGGAGATAGTAGAAATGCACTTTGAAGCTTACCTAGGTCAGGGACTCAAGATATGACTTTATACATCTCATagaaattaaactaaaatgagaaatattttgggaaaatttcacataaacattaataaaaaaattttttaaatctgAAGTTTCTGATTTAAATTAgctattaaaattgtaaaataatgattccatttgaattcatttttaaactTTGGATCATATTTTTATGAGCACAGTAACAATAGTTTAAGTTTAGACTAATACAATAGTTTTTCTTAGTATTGAGTATTATAACATAGTAATCCATATTTAGCAATAATAGTTCATagcataaaattataataataagtaattttATGCTATGAACTATAAAggattattaatatataatgaTCAGAATTTAgaaatactattatattagtctaaaattgaaaatatggaATATTATAACTATGTTCATAGAAATATGATCTAATccatattatataataatagtcCATTGTATATAACTACTCATTATTATACAATatggattattattatataataaaaccCTAAAAATATGGAATATAGTTCCTCgaatcataaaaatatgatataattttTACTCGGTTCATAAAAATATCACCCAACTCTTAAAATTTATCAatctattatttaatattttactaaatttattaCTTCTGTCACTTTTAGTACAAAAATCTGGGTCTGCTAACAACGATGCGCATAGGACACGACAATTCGGGGCAGAGCCACAAGTGGCTGGTGGAGCAGGTGGTGATGCGCAATGAGGTCACCGGACACACCTATAAGTAAGTCATTGGCCACTTAACCAGTCATCGCCACTTAGCATTTAATTACGCAACTTTTCGAGTCGGTTAAGTGGCCAGAACTTTGAGCTCTTTATAATTATGTGACTACACTAATTAAtgaccccaaaaaaaagatacaaaaaacTTTGTCTGTTTCCGcgaaatatataatgtaattATCGTTTTTCATAGATTCCCTTGTGGTCGCTGGCTGGGCAAGGGCGTGGATGATGATTCAACGGAGCGTTTGCTGGTCGGACAACGTGTCTCGACGAGCGTCAAGAACGCGGAGCTGGTGCCGCCCACACGAACGCCACCGCGAACACGAAGTCCCAGTGTGCAGCGACAGGAATCGATTGCGCCATCGGAGATTCAGCATCAGCTGGGCAACTGTGTCAATGTGATTGTCAAGTGGCATTATAAACCGAGTAGAGATCGAGATGTGGGCACTCTGACGAATCTGCTGTGTGGCGACGATGGACTGGTCAAATGCCTGGAGCAGGTCTTTCTCTGTGGCTTCCGTTCGTCGCGCTTCTTTGGTCGCAATCTCTACATCTGGGATTACTTTAGTAAGCAAGATCTAATCTATTTATGAccttcatttaattaaaatgtttcttTGCCTTGCAGCGAAAATCAAAGAGCTGTTTGAACAGAATCTGCAACAGGAACTAGATGACTCGGCATCCAGCATGGATTCCTCCTTCAGCAatggcagctgcaacagccTGCAGCGTCGTGAGGTGGCCAGCATTTGGCGTCTCTATGTCCAGCTAATGGATGAGATCAACGGCACAGCGAGCACGCTGGGCAAAGATGGCAAATTTCAGCTGCTCATTTGCCTCAGTTTGCGGTAACTAGTTGTGATTTATTGCACTTCACGTAATGATTTAGTACTTTTACTCTATATAGAGAACATCTGTTGACTCGCCTAATTAAACCCATGGCACTGACAAAGGTCACCCAGGAGATGTACGAGGAGGAAAGCTTTTTGCGTCGACGCAATCTTTTGACATTTCTCATCCAGATACTGGAGCCGCTCGATGATTGCCACATTGTGTTGGAGAACTCCATAACCCAGGGCATACGCATTCCATCACAGTGCTGAGGAGCGTCAGCAATCGGTTCCCAAGCACTCGACTCACTCTCACACCCACAGACATTTTGCAACCAGTGACCTAGAGAAGAATACTCATACATATATCTGCCCTAAAGTACATTTGGAAACGCACGACTCGAATATTCTCGTTGTTAGTTTTATGTAAGCTGAAGACTTGCCCTCCTTCGAAACCTAATCCTAAATCTAAACATACCTTAACCTAATCCAATCACTTGCCATCCACACGCTTGCCAAGTGTTCCAAGTCAAAAAGTGAAGCCAAAGTTGAACAAAAAATTGTGTGCAATTAAGAAACGTCGTTTATTCTAATGAATTCTAAAATGTTGTTCAATATGAAATCTGCGTAGCTATTAGCATTTAAGATATTCCAAaactcaaaatatttatatatcatcTCTCTAACACTGTCTCGGTCAATTTTCCTAAGTTAGTGAGTTTTTGATTTCAAACAGGTAGCTTTTCATTTAGTTGATATTTACCaaagaattttgttttatacattATCGAATATTGTCAATtttatgatattattattgaatttaagaCAAAGATAGAGATTAATCTTAAATGGTGTTTTATGTTAATATAaagctttattttttatatttcatttagccaaaaaaaaaaacatttaccAAGTTATTGAGtgtcaataaatatatacaaaagacagcaacacatttttaagaaatatttcatCTCTTTACCAGATTGTAACAGTTTGTTGTGCCAATGTTCTATAAAAGttcaaaaatgcaaatttctgaaattaaaaaaacttgattactgtttttaaattttataatatttgaaatttgtgcCATCACTAATTCAGTGTAACCAGCTTAGTAGAAAgaaagtggtatattttgtattggtTCGAAACgcaattagtatatttggcCACTCGTGTTGTGGTCACGCTGGTGAGCGCGAATTCCATTCGTTTCGCTGTGACGGGACAGACGCGGACGCAACAATAGTTTAAAACAATTGCTGCAATTAAAAGAGCAGCaccaaaaacaatataacCAAGTGAAGCAGCGACAAACGCTAGCATACGCCACTCAGGCACAGTGcaaactaaaagcaaatttcaattttgtggtGCGTCATTTCGCGTTGAAAAAACTCATAATATAAAAACGGAGCCACGAGCACTCATCGATTTTTAGccgaaaaaaaattggaagctaaatttaaagaaaaagttgAAAGTAAGTTGCcctcaattttcatttaataggTAGAGTGGGATAGTGAGTGGTCggtgcattgttgttgttattgttgttgtgattgggctcataccaaaaatatatatttacaaacaGCGCCACGGGGCTGTCGTAGTTCCCCCTCGTGCCTAACAATATTGTCTGGCCGAGGCGATGACGTTGGCGCTCCCGTTGCCCGTGACGTGAGCAAAATAATCCCTCTCTctgctgtctctctctttctgtcttttGCGCAGCGTCCGATTGATTAGCGTTTTGATGTGCGTCTCAATTAGACTGTGAAATCAGCCGATTTAGCTGCCAAGGCACCCCGACAATGTTTTACATAATCCCACCGCCTTGaccaaatattaaatgcatattaTTTGTTCGCACTGCCAGCTGCGCTATCGATTTATTCTACAGCCGGCTTGTCGACGCCAGCCAGTTCACGAACCCCGTCTccctctttcttttttgtcgcAGGTCGCCACGTCATTCATGTTAAAATGCTTCGGGGGCATCGTATGACTTTCATatgtttgttcttgttgttgctgcattttttGTGGCACAAACCTGCAACACGCGATGTTGGCTTTGGTTCTTATATgtttgctctctctccctctctctgacTTCGCTCTCTATATAATAATGTGGCACCTTCGCAAACGAACTTTGCGCTGTGATCGTACGATTTTAAAGTTGGCATTCATCATTATAGTTGCTTGTTTGGCATTGTGTGAAATAAGCAACCACCAcaataaaacacatttaataataaacctAAACTATGtgcattactcatacgcagcgctgtcgacgtcgctgcccaCTGCCTACGTCGTCAGCTGCGCTCATGCTCCACTTTCCCAAGCGGCTGAACGACCGTTTTTACCGTTTGCCCAATTTCAACGCTAGTCTCGAAACCAAATCTATGAATGTGCACTGGAaagagagcgcgagagcaTATGTGTGACTGTGAATGAGCATCTacgtatgtgcgtgtgtggggGAGAGAGAGTTTGATCGTGGCGTACGCATGTGAACTCTACGCACAGACAGTCAGCTGTTTGCCTTACTCAATGAAACTTTTTATCGACAGTCATGTGTAAGCGGACTGTCtcattgtgtttgtgtgtgtgaggagcATACGAATTTGGAGCGAACAAAATGAAAGATTGGACACGCTTATCGAGGGCTTCGTTTTTTGCTAGGCAGGTGGTGTTTGCTATAAAAGGTCCCATTAAAGCTAATCAATACTTCTAATAAgtgtttatctttttttttgcatttatgcaATGGGGGCACGTGAGGGCTTTTATGACGGAAATAAAATAGTGTTTACACTTCTACAAGTCGCGTAATCTACAAGAAATAGTAAAATAGtgctaattaaaatatgtacagggttgagttaattaaaattgcttgTAGTTCGTTTGTtcaactaaattgaaatttcagtGCGTCGCACAGaatatgtgtacatatgtatatattatatttatttttgggaaatttttaataatcattgCCTAGGAGCAATCAGATGGGTTATCAATGCATGCACAGCGTACTTTGCATAGTATAGAGTCCGAACGAAGCTATATATAGacaacagtagcaacatcTTATCAATGGAATAGCACTTCGCCTCCTTCTCCTGTTCCCTTCCCTTCTAACTAAGCCCAGCTAACGTGAATTTGACGTGACCAAACGACAACGACTGTACTTTTTGTCAGCGAATGGCAGTCAAAAGtgaaaagctgaaaagaatgaaaagaaaacgtAACACCATTTTGATTTTGGTGCTTAGCCTTTCCACTCGATTCTTAGAAGTTGGACCTTTTGCACgctgtatatatatttttatattattttttggcaGAGAGAAACGCGAGCCACGTCCATTAACCCCAACTCAAGCTTAGaaacgacgatgacgatagTGAACTTTGCTATTTCGCTAAAAATGAACGAGAAGGTTCAGGTTCCCTTGATAGATCCGCTTGCGTTGATGTCTGTTATCGCTGTCAACATATGGCGGGTTATCAGTAGGTTCTCGTGGTTTGATTCAATATATTTCGTGCTAAGCGcagtaattatttattttatctatGTACTCAAAatacttatattattattagctgCGAGAATTCATTAACTTATGTCCATAGTGCAGCGGAAACATGCTtcaaaagataaaaataaagacCCAAAACAAGCCAATTGATAAGACGGCAACAGGTAACAGTAACGATGCCCTATCTTATCTCGCACTCTCTTTTTCTACTTGTGAGAGCTGCAACAGCTGTCAATATGCAAATGTCCgttctctttcgctctcacGTTACCAGCGACCACGTACCCATGTGCCCACATGTCTTCTTTCCCatattgtttacattttgacTCGCCTGCAGTGTGCACACACTGGCAGGGTATATGTAGGTGTGTGCAGGCGTATTGAGCTGATCGTACGACTGTGACGTCATTGCCGACGTCGAACAAAAGTTTCCCCCTCGaatatacttattttttttttgcaaacgCGGCATGTTTTGGCAACCTTTTTTTGATTAGCATATGTTTTGTTGCTGGCTCAATTTCACAGAAATTTCTTCTCAGGCAAAAAGTCAAATATAACGATTACATCAGCTCTACAAAAATCCAGTTCTGTGTAAAGCCAGACTTGAACTTGAAGACGCATGAGAACTTTTGCAAAATGTCTCTCGATCCGGTTTCCTAAATGTGTGTTATGTATATGAGTCAGACGAAAGCATTATTGTCGCCGGTGGAGACAACCTTGAATTGAACACCCGCACCAAACAGTTTCTGTGTCTCTGGgtacgtttttttctttcgtctTAATATTTCTTATCATGGTGATAAGAATTGCCTACGAGCTGCCTGGTTATTATagtacaaacaaacaaaataacttATGCTTTTGACGTAACAGCAGCCGTCAATGCCAAACAAGCAGAGTTCTACGCaatctaaataaatgttattaggcatttgctaaatttaaaaaaaatatttcgagCACGCATCCAACAGCTGATgacgagagaaagagagggagatgtAAACTATTTTACTCATGTGCTCTCTCCAATTGGTTTGTTCGCGTGCGCTTTGATTCATgaatacatgcatacatttccataaatacgtacatacatattgcGTGTGTCGCCAATAATCGTCATCGATAACACTTTATAACGGTGCTTACTCAAGTGTGTTTCAGGTTTTACTTTCTTAGAACTGCACTtgttcgctcgctcgctctctccctTTGTTATTCACGCCCACCTTCAGATTGagaaaaaatatgtgtgtgtgtgttgcttatATCTTATTAATTGCCTTTGCTTCACATTGGGTACGTGCCAAAATGTCTactacaagttgttgttgctgtttgtgtttttggtttttgtattGTGATTTATCTGTGGTTGCagtttctcttttcttttctacttttttggttttttggtttgtaAAGAATGTTTCGCGTATCAAAGCGCGTGGCATATTGAGACGAATggcaattaaagcaaattgttttgtCCATGGCATCCGGCAGCGaatcaattgaaatgtcaCGTGTGCCGAGTGGGTTGAAGAAGAATCATCTAAAATGCGCTCAATTAACATGcatatgtttattttgtatcactttaattgcagttgcagcagccgCATTGCAATTGACACAAGACACCGAGTGTTGTAAAGTTcgagaaaagcaaaaaatcaGCAAAACTGCCGCGACCATTGTACAAGATTCGCTGCGATGGCAACTTCATCGATAATCGCCAATAACACCAGCAACACAATTAACGCGGGctccgctgccgctgccgtcAACGCTGCCACCGCCGCTGCCGTTGTAGTCACATCGACACTGAGCACAAGGAAACGCACCTACGAGACAGCGATTGCCATGCCCGCCATGGACTCCAAGCACCAGACGctgacaacaacatcaacgacCTCATCAACCTCACGCACCTCAGCGAAAGCATCGAAAGCAGCATCTAGCAGCAGCCTGGACGACGTGGTACTGGACATTGCCGAGGAGCCACAGGCAGCAACCACATTGCGCGATTGCACGCGCACAATCTCACAGAGCGATGCCGATGACGGCAACGAGGCGGCCACCTCACCCGACGACATCCTGCCATCCTCTGCCTCCGCTtcgacagcagcagttgcGATGGGTGATTATCATCTCAATGGCTTGGGCGCCAGTGCCAAGCGTCAATATGTCCCACGTCCCCAAACACCTGCCGAATTGGCGGCGGCGTCGTTAAACAGCCGTCAAACATtctacagcagcagcggcacaAGCGATTTAGCGGTAAGTTCActatcaaatttatatactacatagtatatatagtataaagtaAGTTTACCAtcgaatttatatactaaatagtatatatagtacaacaAGAATGTTTActatcaaatttatatactaaatagtatACAAAGTAAGttttcaatcaaatttatatattacatctattatactaaatactatatatagcaTAAGGAAAGtttaatatcaaatttatatactaaatagtatatatagtataaagaaagtttttgtttttatcaaatttatataccaaatagtatatatagtataaatccCGAAATGTCTTTGCCACAAGGTCAGAAAGAAATCAATTGCATCATCGGTTGTGGTGTGAATTTCGGTTTTGGTGGAAGGGGAAAGGTGGAAAGTTTTACATGTTAGTCTCTGGAATATATTCGGAACACAAACTGCGTAGTTGCAAAATGGCAATGTATagaaaaattcatttgctgaGAGAcgataaatataatttaaaggCATTAGTGCAGCAATTGCGAACGGATGAAATCATTTCCAGCGTCCGAAAACAAGTATATGAACTCATTAAAGTTAGTCGATGATACAGAATTCATATAACATCATACGATATAGTGAGTTCTTTATTTATCAGGGGAAGTATTCAATTGGCAAACACATATACAATGACTACGTCAAAATTGGACTGATAATAGTGGCAAAATTAGTAATCGCATATAGAACAGAAGCAATTGTTGTTACTCAATAGAAATGAGTGTGCAAGCATTACAAGGAAATTCATTAAAAGTTTAGTACAATTAAAAGCACTGTAACCTAAAGCAGTTTTAATGGCAGTACGATTTACGATTAAAGAGGTAGAAGAGGGAAATTGTAACAGCTGTGTTATATAAATCGTTAAGGTTGTAGCTGtaactttaattaattgtagACAGCTTGGGACAGAAAATCGAAGCTGCGACTAGCAGATTAATCAATGCAGATTAAAGATGATAGATTGTTCTTAGAAACTTGCGTATATAACAACTTAAAGCCCTATAATCCTAGCTGTCACTTTAGACTTTTGTTCTCGATATTAAAATAAGATGGAATActcttttaaatgttttttaaggATAAACAAATCAGGTAAAAGAAGTCGTAGTAGCTATATATAACGGCATAATCACTTTTTCTTATAGCCCACAACATTGGGTCATTCCCAAATTAAAAAGCTAATGGCACGgaaaatgtaaacaataaacgagctgcaaataaaacaaaacacgaTTTTCGTCGAACGAAGAATAAAAGGAATTCTTAAAAAGGCAAACCGTAAAAGTTGGCAAAAATCAAATCACATTACTCATGGTTTTATAGTAGGTTGTATTAGGTGTTAACTGGGAAATCTTATATGAAAACTTAAagtttacaataataataataatttagagTTTAGGAACAATTAAATAGGAATAAATcatgttaaatatatacacgatttattcttttttaatcaatttagaATTCATTCTCATTCTATCGCTGCAAAAATCAGTGAATATGCCAATTTGAATTGGCATAATTTTCGCAGAATTTATCTATTAATCTTTTCggaagaatatatatatatacgcaTTCTCCAAGGTGTTGGTCATTCGACCGTAAAATGATTTCCCCGTATTCAGtttaacaaatacaaaatttataagcaatataatatgtatattttaattcgcTGTCACATGTCTgctttatttgaatttatggtTTTTGAACATGTTTAACTGTAACTGCTTAAAATTAGCTATTAACTTGTGACAAAAAAAACTTCAcatgttttaaaattgaatttaattatatatattttaatgccaGCGTATTTGCTAGTCGGTGTTATTCGAATGTTTTTCCTATTGTCCATTAATGTTAATTcgatacttttttttggcaatctAATTGTAATGTTTGCGATGTTTGACGCTTTGATTGGCGTCA of Drosophila nasuta strain 15112-1781.00 chromosome 3, ASM2355853v1, whole genome shotgun sequence contains these proteins:
- the LOC132793796 gene encoding DENN domain-containing protein 5B isoform X1 encodes the protein MNDLEHRTQKTKKTKAAAATTTTTTQADKQIMTTRENVASRLSKLMLNNSNSNTNNGSSTAQAATTTSKTTTASTTAASMVSMVQSPQSPGEQSELNQLKRDADPQFSRFADYFVICGLDLDTGLEPDRFAGDNLHCSPLDRAYKSKPLAHYPEHVTWNPFDAHGICMLSLPQGLRFRTQKHNIEPKFHSFATTREDGKRCYGFSLVFYEEIRNRNICGAIHTLQSMFITELSNGQQTHSLSRVKDGPVSRSLPRHFKVAGQAPQSAQSYYDISKDKLFVAKSISLICQAPYAFAAQLFLKNLYRCLPRQPGAGISLESYVYNILYEVMLPQPGKSIRVYLPPMEPHLAAIALILQRPSLSTELPLLDFPLRLLFSYLGVECVIQLLTCVLLESQVLLRSTDYQRLMIVGECITSLLFPFIWPHVYAPILPAALHHFLDAPVPFVMGLHAECEAAHKIGSEAALCFVDIDKKHIQLPEELPIFPHKMDFMAEIISVLDKFEIERDRAQEPNLKNGYGMRGGADAMISSCTLPNGLQAARRSKERFQQLQETVYTLGGPGGSPGQLPGVDYQPLVAHPSKIDHVPRIADFLRRKGGMRAAQASGSPVGSPTMSLSSSPVGIYHDVDAVDATLPPSRMGSLSRRSVKQKLSAVDQYYQDLRINNSLREIFLNRFAHMFHAYEYFVIYPNQAKDEWLSNRETLQNFDKSSFLSDQPEHHRAFLARFLESQMFATLIDNKILAMWEPQPDEQLQLFDQRIKLLRRRHGENMICATSYEPCVLSQDAQQGFEKRLNCIDIEVTPPSEILSNRAAYFRSFPLLEKGVLNQECASRGNSLRRVKNGNKWRAREISLDQKPTNSSTGGGGGGSNSNSNVAINRLSANLTTADVSPALIAQANWTFVERLLKDIKSKTKRMLLEKMGNEAVALGLKGDGIEENTLIASMCDLLEKIWSHGLQNKQGKSALWAHLQAYIELQEARGGAANSSSNNVEPSTPVSSSPSSKMNIASASPALAWNAMRKRMDYLSTFQTDFESPPSPNRSRSRDRNKFVGLEQLCPLPESLEFDVKNVLAMADIKTHIGYTRAWVRLSLEKKLLSRHFRTLLSDESLLRSLYKRSAFLRCEEEKEQFLYHLLTLNTVDYFSFTNIYPTTKLPYRVVIFPSRKYGSYHTSSNVWIMVSGTMNETQRVPVPKGSLEFIFHYKNLGLLTTMRIGHDNSGQSHKWLVEQVVMRNEVTGHTYKFPCGRWLGKGVDDDSTERLLVGQRVSTSVKNAELVPPTRTPPRTRSPSVQRQESIAPSEIQHQLGNCVNVIVKWHYKPSRDRDVGTLTNLLCGDDGLVKCLEQVFLCGFRSSRFFGRNLYIWDYFTKIKELFEQNLQQELDDSASSMDSSFSNGSCNSLQRREVASIWRLYVQLMDEINGTASTLGKDGKFQLLICLSLREHLLTRLIKPMALTKVTQEMYEEESFLRRRNLLTFLIQILEPLDDCHIVLENSITQGIRIPSQC